The nucleotide sequence AGTTATCCTTCATTTGTAGTTGAAATTGTTTAATGTTTAATGTTTTGGTCAAGAATGAGATGCATTTGAGGTTGTGCCTGTGTGAGAAAGTAGATCAAGATTCAATCATGTATAACAGAAGAAGTCTTTATGTCTATTACATGAAGAGTGCTTTTTTCACTAGTTAGAGGGAAACAAAAAATGTTTAGGATCCATTACGGTTCATTAATGCATCTATATTATTTTGGCTTCCATTTTGTGCAAAAATTATCTAGAAGATGTGTAGCTTTTCAAGGCCTATATTCATTCTTTTAACCTATGGAGCTTATAGGCTATTTCATATAGTCATATACTCATGTAATTTGTGAACAATCTATGCCAGGTTACCCCTATAATTTGGATTTCGACTACGGTGCACTCTCTCAACTTCAGCACTTCTCCATAAACAACCTGGGAGATCCATTCATTGAAAGCAATTATGGAGTCCACTCCCGGCAGTTTGAAGTTGGTGTTTTAGACTGGTTTGCCCGGTTATGGGAAATAGAGAAAGATGAGTACTGGGGCTATATGACAAACTGTGGTACTGAGGGCAATCTCCATGGCATCCTAGTTGGGTTAGTTTTAGTTTGACTTTGTTCAATATTTTGTAAATTTGGAAAGAACACGATTATATTGTTAAATATGACATTTGCAGGAGAGAGGTCCTTCCGGATGGGATTTTGTACGCCTCACAAGAATCACATTATTCTGTATTTAAAGCTGCACGTATGTACAGAATGGATTGTGTGAAGATTGCAACTCTTCATACCGGAGAGATTGATTGTAATGATTTTAAGGCCAAGCTGCTTCTTCACAAAGATAAGCCAGCTATTGTAAATGTGAACATAGGCATGTTTCTTTATCTCTATTGCCCTTCCTCTCCCGCCCTTTTTCTACTTTGCTGATTTGGCTCATACATACAGAACTTTGCAGGTACAACTGTAAAAGGAGCAGTGGATGATCTTGATCTGGTGATAAAGACACTTGAAGATACTGGATTTTCACGTGACAAATTCTACATCCATTGTGATGGGGCCTTGTTTGGTCTCATGATGCCTTTTGTGAAACTTGTAAGTTTCTCTTGTTCACGGTACCAAAAATCTTTAAACTTCAGACATGTGCTGTTGAAGTCATATTTGCTATCCCTCTGTTATCTAATTGGAACTCCTATGTATTATTCTACTTTTGTTGTAATTCGTTGTTTTCCATGTCAGCAAATAGCATTTTGGTTCTTGCACATAACCTTGTCTATGCTATTATAGCTCATTGTTGTTTGTCTTGCATTTAACAATTTACAAGTTTAATTGCTTGCCAAAACAAGATTTGAGACCAATTCCTTTAGTGTTGTACATCTTACCAtcttatttgagtttttttttatataagcAATGATGTTGATTATTCTATATTTTGCAATATCAGGCACCAAAAGTCTCTTTTAAGAAGCCCATTGGTAGTGTTAGTGTTTCTGGCCACAAATTTGTGGGGTGCCCAATGCCTTGTGGTGTTCAGATAACAAGATTGGAGCATATCAATGTTCTTTCCAATAATGTAGAATACCTTGCTTCTAGGGATGCCACAATCATGGGTAGCCGGAATGGCCATGCTCCCATATTCCTATGGTATACCCTTAACCGGAAAGGATACAGAGGTTTCCAGAAAGAAGTGCAGAAATGCCTGAGGAATGCACACTACTTCAAGGACCGCCTTAGGGAGGCCGGAGTTGGTGCAATGCTTAATGAGCTGAGCAGCACAGTTGTGTTTGAAAGGCCACATGATGAGGAGTTTGTACGGAAGTGGCAGTTGGCATGCCAAGGAAACATAGCACATGTGGTGGTGATGCCAAACATCACTAAGGGCAAGCTTGATGATTTTCTGAACGAGCTTGTGGAGAAGCGTGCTCAATGGTTTAAAGATGGCAAGTTTCAACAATATTGCATTGCCTCAGAAGTGGGTGAAACCTGTTGTCTTTGCCCTTTGCATAAGAGCAAGTAAAAGTTGTAACAGGTTCCAATCTTAGGTTCAAGGTTTTAGTTGGTTTATGGTGGGGCATATATATATCCATGTTTTATCGAGATTTTGATACACTTGATAACCTATCGATTTTCTTTATTATTGACATTTTTATTTGCACTTGATAGCAACTAGTTCTTAAAGAATTTTAGATTTGTCTTGTTATCaacattcattcaaaaaatttattGTTTAGCTATCTTATATATTACCTATTTAGCAGAAATAAAACAAACTACTGATGGTGGATTAAATTATCATACTTTAAAAATTTTGTAatcataaaatattataaaagtcACTTGAGAATTAAAATGTTAAAATGCATTCTTAAGAAACTAATTATTGTAATTTTATAGAACATCATTTGagaatcaaaatttcaaaatgcGCATCTGTTAAAATACTAGCATGTTATAACACTCAATTCAAGTTCATCAACATAATAAAACAGGTCATTTTTCTTTGGAAAAAGCGTATTAGtacaaaagaaaaatgaagataTACAACTACATGGATCCAGTGTTCATCAATTACACTGCCTTGTTTTGCGTCAAATCCAAATTGTGAACACTACAATGTAGCAGTAAAAAACTTGCTTCCAAATTCTAATAGTGCTCGTAATTCGTAAGTCTCAGATTGCACAAGAGAGCAAACCACCTGTGATTTTTTGCTTCTGTCCTTTTAACTTTGGAGCTACTCATTTATATTTCATCATcttttttaaagaataaaatgTGTAGTTTATTTCAATGAATGCTTCATACGTtaacaatatttttcttttttgactGAATATCTATTGTATAACATGTATATAGTATATTAATATGTCCGATCCAACACATCAAATAAACTCTGATCTTTACTCGTTAAGTAATTACAAGATAGTAGCATAACTACTCTCCACTCAGATTATTATCCATCTACAAGTCACTACCTATACTCATCAGCAAGGAAAGGATACTTAGTCTAATCTCATCTAATTTCATCTCACATGATCCTTAACCTAATATCTCTTACAATCTATAATTGACTTTTTTAGGAGTATCTAGAAGTACGCTTTCCACTGTTAAAGACTACAAACTTGGAACTAAAAAAGTAACGAcaaattttgttttagttaatATTTGATTATAAAAGATTCCATTATATTATTAATTCACTAATTCGACCAAAATTTATGCACGTAAAAAAGATGTGACATTTTATTTCTCTAGTCACAATTGCTGCTGATTGTATATTCTGTCATAATCTAATTGTAATCAgattgactttggtgatccttttCTTCTAATAAAAAAACAAATGGCCTGTTGATTCCGTGTAGAGAACACGTAccaaggttttttattttttactttcaaAATGCTCAATTAATGAATGCATGATGCAAGACTAGACCatgggtattttttttttattaaaaaggagGGCCAAAGGCCCAAAACAAAAGCCAACTACGTTGGCACCACTCTCACACTCTTCCTTCTACCTTTGTCATCAGTAAGGAGAGGCATCAGGAAAGGGGGTAGAGTTGCAAAATAGAGAAGGCTGGTCGATATTGACTGAGCTTGCTTTGCCAGTGCATCAGCACAGAAATTAGCTTCGTGAAATACGTGCTTAAACGACACATAAGTCATTTTGCTGCAGAGATCCTCAATGGCCCTAATCAGAGAAAACGTATGATGGTGGCTACTAGATGACCCGTCAATTAATTTCAACGCACAGGAAGAATCAGTCTCTATCTGTAATCTGTTGATTTCCAGCTCCACTGCTAGCTTCATTCCGATGTAGATGGCCCAAATTTCTGCAAATGTTATGGTGATTCTTCCAATTTTCATCATGAAGCCCACCACGAGGTTACCATCTCCATTACGAAGGAGGCCGCCGCAAGTTCCAAAACCAGCGGGTTGGATGACTGAGCCGTCAACATTTAGCTTTATGCACCCATCCACTGGAGGTTCCCAACCGACAAGGTAAGCCTTAGcagggttgaaaatttttttttttgctctcaGTGAGGTTTATCATATTGTTGTATTACTCTGCCAAATAACTAGAAAGATTATGCACATGAAGGCTGGTAGAAATTTCTGAATTGAAAACTAAATCATTCCGGGCTTTCTAAATATTGTTGTAGACAGTAACAAAGAGGGTAGGCCAAGGAGTCCCACTAATTTTTCGAGTGATCTTGAAGAGATTTGTCTTTAGCCAATCTTGCAAAGGTTGATTAAAGAAACCTCGGGGAAGAGCACTGGTTGACCTGCTAGTCCAGACACTGCAGGAATAGGAACAGTCGTGCAGCACATGGAGCAGAGTCTCTTCATGATCCGGACATCTGGGGCAACTTCCAACCATGGTAAGACCTCTTGTCCTTCCCTTAGAATTTGTAAGAAGATCATTATGGTAGATTAGCCAAGTGAAAGCTcttaatctttgaggaacttTAATTTTCCAACACAAATTAAAATTTGTGTCTGATTCTCCATCTCCACTGTAATAAGTAGAATATGCTGATTTGATAGAAAATTCTCCATTAGTATAGGGTAACCAGCTAATACAGTCCGCACCAAGAGAGTAGTGAGGAGCTTTTAGCGTGCGAATAATCTCAGAAATATCTTCAGGGAAATAGCTATTTATCATCTCCCAATTCCACTCCCCATCCCCATTAGTAAAACTTGAGAGCTTCTCGACCATTCTATCTGCAGCGATAGGGCATAAAGATACATCTTTTAGGCTGGTAATTTCTGAAACCCAATGATCAGTCCAAACTGCAATAGATTGTCCATCCCCAATTCTCCAGATCAAATTCCTTTGAAATTGGTTCCAGACTTTCACGATTCCTTTCCAAGCGTTTAAGCAGTTGGCTTTTCGATAGACTTTGGGAATCAAGTTCTCGCCACAGCCGTACTTGGCTTTGAAAACTTTAACCCACAAGCTATCAGATTTCGTCATGAGTCCCCAAGCGAGTTTCAtgagaaaaatgttatttgtttCTTGAGCTTTGTGAATGCCTAACCCGCCTTGATCTTTCGGTTTACACACGGTGTCCCAGCTTAGAGGGTGAATTTTCCTATCTTGATCACTTGAATCCCAAAGGAAGTCCCGACAAATTTTATCAATCTTGTTGCAGACTTCGATCGGAACCTTCATAGTTTGCATAACATAACTTGGAATAGAAAATAAAACGGATTGAACAAGCGTTGCTCTTCCTGCCATGGATAAGGTCTTCATGTTCCAACTAGAGAGTTTGGCTTGCATCTTGTCAATGATATGTTGAAAATGCTGTTTACTACACTTCTCGTGGATCAGCAGAACACCTAAGTATTTTCCCAAATTGCTAGTGAGGGGAATCCCTAGTTCTTGGCTAAGCTCTTCTCTGATATTGCAGTTCAcatttttggaaaagaaaatgcaCGACTTATTGAGGCTAACTTTTTGTCCTGAAGATTCATAGAAGATTTTTAGCGCCTCCTTGACAACACCAACTTGGTCCTGGTTAGCTTGCACAAAAAGTACTATGTCGTCTGCAAAGCAAAGATGAGAAAGATTAGGGCCATTCCTAGACATCTTTATAggtttccattttttattttcaataaaagaaaGGATAAGATGTGATAGTCTTTCAACACAAAGTACAAAGAGATAGGGTGATAGGAGATCTCCCTGTATTATTCCTCTGGATGGTGTGAAGGCCTCAGAAGGAGACCCATTCCAAAGAAGGCTCATGCTAGGAGACGAAATACAGAGATTAATGAGCGTGACGATTTCTTCTGGTATTCCAATATCCCTAAGCGTGTCAATAATAAATAGCCAGTTTAGTTTATCATACGCTTTCTCCAAATCTATCTTTATGGCCATAAGTCATGTGCCTCCATTCCTGGTCCTCATAGTATGGACAAATTCCTGCGCAACTAAAATATTATCCGCACTAACTCTGCCTGGGACAAAGCTAGCTTGGGTATTAGCAATCAAACTGTTCAAGTGAGGTTTCAATCTATCAGCAACAATTTTAGTAACAATTTTATAACACACATTACAAAAACTAATAGGCCTAAAATGAGTAAAATTTTCAGGGGAATGGGTCTTAGGAATAATAGAGATAAAAGTCCGGTTGATGTGAGCTATATTCTCTGGCTCTCTAAAAATCAACTTTATCCACTCAGTAAGGGACTCAGCCACAATCTTCCAAGAATGTTGAAAAAACTTGGCAGGTAGCCCATCGCTTCTTGGAGCTTTTCAACTTCCCATACTAAAGGCTGTCAGCTTTATTTCCTCTATTGTGACTTCTCTTACGAGTTGTTGCTTTCCTTCCTCTGAGATAGTAGGGAATCGACCTGCAATAGAAAACATAGGCAAATCAGGATTATATTGATCAGGTAaatataaagatttgaaaaaagaggCTCCCATAGTCTTAAGAATATCCACATCTTCAATCCAACTTCCCTCATCATTCTTTAGAATAAGGATTTTGTTTCTCTGTCTTCTTCCATTAGCTTTCTGATGGAAGTACTTAGAATTCTTATCGCCAAAATTTATCACATTACATCTAGACATTTGTTGTCAATAGCTTTCCTCCTGAATAGTAATAATCTCATACTCCTTCCAAAGATCCTTCTGTAGCTTTTCTAAGAAAGGATTCGTATTGAAAGAGAGGCTGCAATTAATACCATCCAGCCTTGTGAAAAGCCTACGCTTCTTTTGAAAAATATGTCCAAAAGTGTGAATATTCTAATATTTGGCATTTCTCACAAAAACTGAAATATTTTCCAAAAGGTTTCCTTGTTTGTCCCAACTCTGCGCCACCAGATTGTTGTAATATTCATGAATTAACCAAGGTGCCAGCAAGCGGAACGGTCTCTCCCCTCCTTGGACAGTGGCGATGTTGAAATCGAGGAGAAGTGGTAAGTGGTCAGACTTGAGCTTTGGAAGGTGTCTAACCCCTGCTGTCGGAAACAAACTACAAAAATCAATGTTACAAATGAATCTGTCCAGTCTTCTCTTGACCTTTCCTCTCTACCAAGTGTACGGTGGGCCAGAGAAGTCTaaagaatttaaattgcaatttctCATGCAACTAATGAATCTATTGGTATCTTGTGAGAGGTTAGAGTTTCCCCCAGTATCATCCAAAGTGGCAACCGAGTTAAAATCCCCTCCAAGACACCAAGGGCCATTAATCCCCATAGCTAACTCTTCTAATTTATTCCAAAGGCTGCTTCTATTTCTTACATGAGGGCTACCATAAATAGCAGTAAGCCACCATGGTTCCTCTTGTTTATATCTAACTTTCAAGTGCACAAACTGTTTCTCAATGATCTCAGGTTCGATATTCTAAAGAGACTTGTTCTAAAGGCACCAAATGCCTCCCGCAAAACCATCAGCGTCACTAATGCACCAGGAATCGAACCCTAGCTTCTTGATAGTAGCTTCCGCTTTATGTCCTGAAATATGAATTTCCAGTAGAAAAATTAAGTTAGCATGATATCTATAAACAAGGTCTTTAATGATAAAAGAGAACCCCTTAGAGGCAGTTCCTCTGCAATTCCAAGAAATAATATTCATGATAACAAAGGAATAGGGAAAAGAAAAATCCTCCTGAAGAAACCAGGAATTTAAGCCTCCATAGGCCTGTGGTCAGGAGAAACAAGCTCCTTCTTTCTCTCGAGAGTTGAATCAACTCCTTCTTGGGATTGGACTTCCATCATGCTTTCATCCAGGTTTAGTTCTCCCGGGTCTGGTGGCTCTTGTAGTTCACCAGCACTCTGTTGTCCATAGGCTCCTCCGCCCATGAATTTTGATATAAGGGCAGTGGTGTGGGGGTCAGAGAGGTCAGTGATGTTCAGGTGGGACTCCTGTTTGCTTTTAGCAATTTCTTTGCTTAATCTGGAAAACTGTCTCTAATAATCTTGATGTTTGACTTCCTTctcttttgaaagatttttatgcTTATTTTGAGATTCTAACTTATTTGGTTTCAAACCTGGTTCAGCCTTCTGTTTTTCCTTTGTTTGATGATTCTgatttggtttattttgtattttcttgCTTATGTCAGCACCCTTCTCCTTAATGATGGTGATGGCTTGTTTCTGTTTCTGTGCAGATCTTGCATTATTTGGTTGATTATTCTGTTTGATATGGACCTGCGTGTAATTTCTTTCCTTTTCCATATTTGGTTGGCTAATTTTTCCTCCATTGTGGGCCTGCTGACCCTCTCTTCCTTGATATTCCTCTGCCAAATTTTGAAATCTGGATGCACTTTCACCTTCCTTTTTTTCTTTAGGAGTATCCCCCATTTTCGGCTTATTCCTTCTTTGACTTCTCTTAACTAACATCCATGAACCAAACAAATTTTCTGCTTGATTTTCCTCTCCAGCCGCAACGGTCTCATTATTTAAAGCAGATTCTTCTCCTTTTTTGGAAATGTTCTTTGGGATTTCAATGTCTGGATTCTGATTCGGTGTGACTAATTACTCTTTCCTATTTTGTTGATTCTTCCCATTAATGGTTtccttatttttctccttttccttttcaGCATTTGCCGCTAATCCTCCATCTCCACTAACCGCCGCCGCTGCCACCATGGGGATGACACCTGCGGATTCCTGACATTGATCAAGCTTGTGACCGTATCTCCCGCACTTGAAACAGATTTCATGAAGGCCCTCGTATTCGATGTGGAATTCTTTTCCTAAAGCTAAGAAAGAGGGAACTAACTTGTTCTTTAGATCAATCTCAACGCAAATACAAGCAAATTTTCCTCTATAGTGGATGGAGGTTAATTCGTCAACTTTAAGCATTGTACCCAAAGATTTTCCAACCTTCCAGAGGAAATATTTGTTGTACAACTCTGCTGGTAAATTAGGAATTCGTACCCACACAGCAATTTTCTGTACTTGTGTCTCCATTGGCATAAAGAGGGGGGTCTCCATCTTTGCACAAGAAGGTAGTGGTCCGCTATCATCCATGGCCCTTCAAACAAGGCATGTCCATAGTCTTCTTGACTTCCGAAGCTCACAAGAAAGAAGTTTCCCACTAGATCCATGACCCGGATAAAGCCTTTCTTAGCCCACCTTCGCTGCACCCATCGGTCTATAGCCTGGAGATTAACCAGTTTTCCAAGAGGCTTGACAATCAAAGAGAACTTCCATGTTCGACACCATTCTTCATATTCTTCTAGAGACACCTCAATATTAGGCTTTGGATTGAAGGGAGTCTGATTCTCCATATTCATATCCATGGGGTCGGATTTAGCGATATAGTCCTCTGCCACAAGTTCAACAATTTCATCAGGATTTAGTTTTTCAAATCCATTGTTGACTACCATATCACGATATGATTTGATCGACTGTTGATCAATTTCTGGGACGATGGTGTTCTTAATATGTTGATCGGTTGTAGGGGTTTCATCTGACTCTATCTCTGTTTCTGTAGACTTTTCTTCGATACCTTCCATGGGGCTGTCATACTAATTAGCCCCATCCATTTTTACTTTTTTTGTGCTCCTGGTGATGAGGTCTTCTTCTTCCGGCGATCTCTTGTTGATTTCAAAAGGTTGGTTTTCGGTGCTCATAGAGAGATTTTCCTGGGAATTCAGATTACATGTACATTTATTTAGACCATGGGTATTTGGCATATTGGATATGTTTAATGGACGGTCATGGTTAGAGAACATAATGTATTGCTTAATCTATGCTTATTAATTAGCATCTGGAATTATGCCAAAACAGATTTTACTTTTTAGTACAACTTCAGTAGCTAAATTAATGAAGTTGCGGGTGATATAATTGAAGTTTGGGGTAAAGTATTAAATCGGTCTTCTACATTTGGACataattctgttttgatttttaagatttaaagtgtcttatttgaatttaaaaaagttttatttagcttTAATTTAGTCCTACCGTGatttcaaagttaaataattaacggaatatcTAATCTGTAGAACAAGTACAAATTTgaaaggcacaaaatcaaccgtagatgtatcaatacatttatttatcattctccttaATTCTATAGAAAacatttcatttaaattgtaagaaaaatgataaataaatgtattgatacatcctcggttgattttgtgcttctgcttgtacttgttctctagATTATCAATCTTGTTCGTAGGACATTccattaattattttttgatcTCACGGTGGGACTATATTAaagctaaataaaacttttttttattcaaataaaatacTTTAAACTTTAAGAACCAAAATAGAATTACGCCCAACGTAAAAtactaatttaatactttacccttaaATTTTGTATATACTCACTTACATTTTGAATTATTCACTTTATATCGTTGCAACTTTGGAATCCACTGCGTAAAAATTTCAACTAATATTCCTTGAGATTGAATTGAAACATAATTCATTAATAaatgtataaaaatattattatagatcaaaatcaaccattaaaattagtcataatatatttatatataaatatatgtgtaatttaatttatttttaatatatatttatattttaatatatattttatatattttatattttgttgagaatatatatatatatatatatatatatgtgctttgcttttatttaagttttaatcAAGAAGAATAATGTTAATATGTTTTGCAGAGTAAGTAAAGAATTcagtaaaaattaataaaacattAGGTGGTTTTTCTTTTAATCTCAGATATCCTGATGAAATTATTAAGATGCTGGATTGTAGATTTTCATTATATAAAGGATATAAACTGTATATCAAATATCAATGTATGTCAATTTCACAATTAGATagctaaaaaattttataattatttttattaattatacaTGTGCAATANNNNNNNNNNNNNNNNNNNNNNNNNNNNNNNNNNNNNNNNNNNNNNNNNNNNNNNNNNNNNNNNNNNNNNNNNNNNNNNNNNNNNNNNNNNNNNNNNNNNNNNNNNNNNNNNNNNNNNNNNNNNNNNNNNNNNNNNNNNNNNNNNNNNNNNNNNNNNNNNNNNNNNNNNNNNNNNNNNNNNNNNNNNNNNNNNNNNNNNNNNNNNNNNNNNNNNNNNNNNNNNNNNNNNNNNNNNNNNNNNNNNNNNNNNNNNNNNNNNNNNNNNNNNNNNNNNNNNNNNNNNNNNNNNNNNNNNNNNNNNNNNNNNNNNNNNNNNNNNNNNNNNNNNNNNNNNNNNNNNNNNNNNNNNNNNNNNNNNNNNNNNNNNNNNNNNNNNNNNNNNNNNNNNNNNNNNNNNNNNNNNNNNNNNNNNNNNNNNNNNNNNNNNNNNNNNNNNNNNNNNNNNNNNNNNNNNNNNNNNNNNNNNNNNNNNNNNNNNNNNNNNNNNNNNNNNNNNNNNNNNNNNNNNNNNNNNNNNNNNNNNNNNNNNNNNNNNNNNNNNNNNNNNNNNNNNNNNNNNNNNNNNNNNNNNNNNNNNNNNNNNNNNNNNNNNNNNNNNNNNNNNNNNNNNNNNNNNNNNNNNNNNNNNNNNNNNNNNNNNNNNNNNNNNNNNNNNNNNNNNNNNNNNNNNNNNNNNNNNNNNNNNNNNNNNNNNNNNNNNNNNNNNNNNNNNNNNNNNNNNNNNNNNNNNNNNNNNNNNNNNNNNNNNNNNNNNNNNNNNNNNNNNNNNNNNNNNNNNNNNNNNNNNNNNNNNNNNNNNNNNNNNNNNNNNNNNNNNNNNNNNNNNNNNNNNNNNNNNNNNNNNNNNNNNNNNNNNNNNNNNNNNNNNNNNNNNNNNNNNNNNNNNNNNNNNNNNNNNNNNNNNNNNNNNNNNNNNNNNNNNNNNNNNNNNNNNNNNNNNNNNNNNNNNNNNNNNNNNNNNNNNNNNNNNNNNNNNNNNNNNNNNNNNNNNNNNNNNNNNNNNNNNNNNNNNNNNNNNNNNNNNNNNNNNNNNNNNNNNNNNNNNNNNNNNNNNNNNNNNNNNNNNNNNNNNNNNNNNNNNNNNNNNNNNNNNNNNNNNNNNNNNNNNNNNNNNNNNNNNNNNNNNNNNNNNNNNNNNNNNNNNNNNNNNNNNNNNNNNNNNNNNNNNNNNNNNNNNNNNNNNNNNNNNNNNNNNNNNNNNNNNNNNNNNNNNNNNNNNNNNNNNNNNNNNNNNNNNNNNNNNNNNNNNNNNNNNNNNNNNNNNNNNNNNNNNNNNNNNNNNNNNNNNNNNNNNNNNNNNNNNNNNNNNNNNNNNNNNNNNNNNNNNNNNNNNNNNNNNNNNNNNNNNNNNNNNNNNNNNNNNNNNNNNNNNNNNNATGGAACATAGTCTTATAAATATATCATATATGTACACATGGATTTGCAGTCAACGTTGGTAAAAAAAACGCTACTCTTATCATTGTAGTTTTCTTAAGCGCGTGAATCTCACCTTTAATTACTTTCATAATTCACATtacgtttttcttttttctttttcttttcaatctcaGATATCCTGATGAAATTATTAAGATGCTGGATTGTAGATTTTCATTATATAAAGGATATAAACTGTATATCAATTTAATATGTATGTCAATTTCACAATTAGATagctaaaaaattttataattatttttattaa is from Arachis ipaensis cultivar K30076 chromosome B01, Araip1.1, whole genome shotgun sequence and encodes:
- the LOC107627623 gene encoding serine decarboxylase 1-like isoform X1, yielding MVGSGHLDVNGTVEPFSEDFDASAVIKEPVPPTVAENEKVKRAIVLGKNVHTLCLEVTEPDADDEITGERDAYMASVLSKYKKSLTERTKHHLGYPYNLDFDYGALSQLQHFSINNLGDPFIESNYGVHSRQFEVGVLDWFARLWEIEKDEYWGYMTNCGTEGNLHGILVGREVLPDGILYASQESHYSVFKAARMYRMDCVKIATLHTGEIDCNDFKAKLLLHKDKPAIVNVNIGTTVKGAVDDLDLVIKTLEDTGFSRDKFYIHCDGALFGLMMPFVKLAPKVSFKKPIGSVSVSGHKFVGCPMPCGVQITRLEHINVLSNNVEYLASRDATIMGSRNGHAPIFLWYTLNRKGYRGFQKEVQKCLRNAHYFKDRLREAGVGAMLNELSSTVVFERPHDEEFVRKWQLACQGNIAHVVVMPNITKGKLDDFLNELVEKRAQWFKDGKFQQYCIASEVGETCCLCPLHKSK
- the LOC107648652 gene encoding uncharacterized protein LOC107648652, which translates into the protein MEGIEEKSTETEIESDETPTTDQHIKNTIVPEIDQQSIKSYRDMVVNNGFEKLNPDEIVELVAEDYIAKSDPMDMNMENQTPFNPKPNIEVSLEEYEEWCRTWKFSLIVKPLGKLVNLQAIDRWVQRRAMDDSGPLPSCAKMETPLFMPMETQVQKIAVWVRIPNLPAELYNKYFLWKVGKSLGTMLKVDELTSIHYRGKFACICVEIDLKNKLVPSFLALGKEFHIEYEGLHEICFKCGRYGHKLDQCQESAGVIPMVAAAAVSGDGGLAANAEKEKEKNKETINGKNQQNRKE